The DNA segment TTCTTTGTAAATCAGAAGATCCGGAGACGCACCTTCCAAAATTAAAAATGCGGCATCGTTTTGATTCGAGCGATTTGCGTCCACCGTTGCTAGTTTCCAAACATCATCAAGAGGAATTCCCGATTCTTGAAACAAACGCATTTCGTGAATCAGACTTGCCCCTGGAACCACAAACGGTTGTTGGGCATCGGAACCCAGATGAAGTTTTGCGCCTGCATAAAAGAGTTTTCGAACGAGGGATTTCTTTTTGAAAATTGCGGTTTGAACGTGATCGTTTAGATAGTCTTTTCCGATTTCTCTATAGGCAGGGATTCCGATCGTCGGATTCCAAACTACTTCTCTATAAAATTTTGGCATAAGAGAAACTGAAACTTCGTTTTTGGCGGATTCGTAGTCTGCAAAAAGTAAAAGTTTTTCCGAGGCGACTAATGTAGGAGTGTTTGCGATTTTATTGTTAACGGAAAATTTTACGATGTCGTTTAATAAAGTATCGTTAACATTTCTCCAATCGGAACCTCTATTTAAGACACTGTCTTTCTCCAGGTCATTCGGTCTTGGAATTCCGAAAAAATGCTGAACGTCCGGTATTTTGGATTCTTCATAAGTGAGTCCAAAGGGAACGTGTCCGATTACCGGAAGACCTTCCTTTACTGCGGTTTCAACAATGGCATGAATCATTGACGCGCTTAAGTTTTCATAAGATTTGATACAATCGGCGCCTTTTTTTTTGAGGATACGAACCGCTTCGGCCGCTTCTTCCGGAGAATTGACGATAATCGAATTCTTCCATCTTGGTTTACCGCTCGTAACAAAAGCGTCACAAGAGTAGATCTTTGGTCCGAAAAATTCACCGTCTTCTATTCCTTTTTTTGCATATGGAACCGCAGTGCCGTCTATATCTCCGGCGATTCGAATGCTGGTAACGCCGTGAGCAAGATAAAGAAGAGAAAAATAAGGAATCAGATTTAGAAGATTGTGTGGAGGAAGATGAGCGTGCATATCTACGATACCAGGTGTGACGGTCATTCCTTCGAATTCCTTTGAGTTTTCCAAATTCGGTTTGCGAACTTGGAGGATACGATTGTTTTTAAACTCAAGACTGAGTTTTGAAAATTTTTTGAGATTTGGATCAAAGACGGTCACGTTATCCAAAACAAAATCGGATTTTGGCCGAATTTCGATCGTAGGCGGCGATACGGAACGCCAAAGAATAAAACCAAAACCGACTAAGAAAGAAAGTAAAACGATCGCAATTTTCCATTTCATAGAAGAACCTCTGATTTTATAAAAAATGAGGAAGGCTCACTTTTTTGCCAATCAAATTATGAGGAATCCTCATTTTTTGTCAAGAATGATTTGATTGAATGAAAAAAGAAAGAATAGAGAATGGTAGAATGGACGAAGAGTCAGCTTTGCTTCCGAGGGCCAACCCGGTCCAAAAGAGAGCGCGGGAAAAACAGGAATCGATTTTAAATTCGGCTCGGGAGTTGATTTTAAAGGTCGGTCCGGATCGTTTTACTCTACAGGAAATTGCGGAAGACATCGGTTCTCCTATCGGAACGATCTATCGATATTATTCCGGAAAACCTGCGATTCTAAGAGCGATCGCTCAATCTCATTTGGAAGCGCTTCGTTTCGATCTTCAAAAAGAACTGGGTCAATTTCAAGACAAAAAGTCCGATGAGATACAGTTTCAGCGTGTTACGAAAAAAATTATAGATCTTTTTGAAAAGGCACATTCCGCAGACCCCGTGTTTCAAATCGTATGGAGCGGCTCTCAGGCATATCCTGCGCTCCGCGAGTTGGATTTGGAGGATACAAAAAAGAATGCGGAGATCGTAGCCGATGCAATCCTGTGTTTCGTTCCGAAGATGAAAAGACAACGTCTTTTGGATCTTTGTATTCTTCTCTGTGATTCGATAGGCAGCACTCTTCGTCTTACTTCGATGATGGATGAAAAGGGAAAAAGAGGGGTTCTTTTGCAATTGCGGGGAATGATTACGAACCACCTCTACATGGCCTACAAAAGTTTTGGACCCGATTGAGCAATTCCGTTCTCTTTGGGAATTTAATTTTTACCGAAATTCGAGACTGGAGTTTTTAAAAACAAATTCATTCCTCCGATCACGGAACCGAAAATCAGACTCGCGACGATCAAAGGAACCAAGTGTTGATAGTTTCCAGGTATGACGACTAACGCGATCAACCAAGGAAGATTCATAATTTCGGTAAAGACCAGAGCGGTCCAAAATTTCGAAAACCCGGTTTCCACGAGACTGACGATCATACCGCAAGAAAACCAAAAGAGAATCGATTGGACTAATATCCAAGTTCCCACGTTTGGATCGGCAAATCCCACGAGTAGCCCTTCTAAAATTCCAGAAATAATTCCGATTGAGAAAGCGTTTCTCCAACGAGCGTAAATTTGATTCATACAAACTCCTTTTATCTTTGTTGAGAATTTCAGTTTTTGCGGCGCGGTAAAATAAAATTCGTTTCGAGAAAATATTTTATCGATACGGAATATGCAGGCTTTCTAAAGTCGTTGCCAAAATCCGTCATATATTCGTTCCGTGGCGCTTTTGAGCCCGTTTCTGCGGTATCGTAAAGAGGAATCAATCGACTTGATTGTCGAATCAATCTTCAAAAAGGGAAAGAACGTTCTTATGATTCCGAAATCACACGCAACCGTGATTTTTGCCCTTGATCTATTCCAAAGAAAAAAACGAATCGACTCTAAAATCAGATTCGAAGGAAAGATAAAAACCTTTTATGATCAGTATGCGTATCACCTTTTTGCTGGGAGCCCGTGTCTACGTGCGTCAAACACTGGTTTTTATGGATATTTATAAGCAAAAACCGAAGACTCTCGCTCCAATCGCAATCGATTCCATCAATTCGGAAAGTCTATCTGTAAATTATAATTTTTTAATTTACTGTTGTTTTTAGAGCGAACCAAGGATTTTCGTTTTTTCGGATACACGCGTTTTTTTTGAAACGTGGAATTATAATATCCTCCAACCCTTGTCTTTGAGTTTGGACTTGAAGTGAGATAATTCCTCTTTGATCGTGGCGACCGCTTTAAAACCGGCTTCGATTCCGCGATTTACGGAGCGGGTGAGTTTATCGGCGCTCGTGGTCACCATCGTCAATTCCTGATGAGCCGGAGCGACAACCTGAATTCTCACGTCCTTGGGAGGATGTTTGATGATCTGCATCGCGCGGTTGTACATGGTATGATGCACTTTTGTAATCATGTGATAGAGTCTTTTATTCGAGGGATAGGCGAGCCAACCGGAAAACTTAGAGATCGGATTTGAAAATTCGTTTTGATTGTTATTTAAGACAACCGTAATGTCTTTATATCCGGCTTCGATCACTTTTTCTAAAGGAATCGGGTCCGAGATTCCCCCGTCTCCGTAAAACTGTCCGTCCAATTTCCATTTTCCCTTGGTTGCGATCGGAAGCGATGTGGCCGCCTTAAGAAGGTTGAGTGCGTTAGCCGTCGATGTCTTGATATATTCTGCCTGTAGTTTTGCAAGATTGGTAACGACGACGTAAAGAGGGGGAGCTCCTTTTTTATCAAAATTCTCCGAAGGAAGTCTGTATTTTTCGCCAACGATATAATCGATAAGATATTCCTGATCCAAAAGTGTTTTTCCTTTGAAAGGATGTAAAAAGGAGATAAACTTATTTCCGATCAATTCCTTTTTCCAGATATCCAAGATTCTGACCGATTCCTCATAACTTTGTTCGTAGCCGGTCGCATAATAGGCAGCAGAACAGGAGCCCGAAGAAACTCCGACGATAAGATCGAAATGTGTGGATGGAATGTATTGATGCAGTGCCGCGAGGACCCCACCGGCAAAAGAGCCACGCATTCCACCTCCGGCCACGATTAACGCAGTGGATTTTTTACCCGGTTTGGGAAGAAGATGATTTTCCCTTTTAAAGGATTCGTCACCGGGTGTGAAATAAGAGCTCATAGGTTCAGATTTTTTTCAGGGAAGAATTCGGCAACTTAGAACTGAAATTGAATTTCGTTTTTGATCTAAAAAGAATCGTTTCCACTTGAAATTAGCCGATGCGTTCTTAAAATCGATCTTAGAATTTTTATATTCCACGCGGTATCATACGCGGCTTGTTTTAGAATTGGAAGAAGGATGAATGTTAATCTTTGTTTAAATTGAATTCTGAAAAATCTGATTCTCAAGTTAGGAATGAAAGCCAGTGAAAATAGCCATAGAGGTGTAAGATCTCTTTGTTTGGAGATTCAGGGGAAATCATGGTTCAAAAACAAATTCTCTTTTTCTTTTTCAGAATGAAAATTCTCGGTTTTACTACGGTATTTCTTGGGTATGGAATGTTTCCGGGGAACTTATTTTCTCAAAAAGAAACGATGAGCGAATAACGCGAAAAAAGAATTCCGCTTTCGAACTTTTGCTCAAACGTCAGACCTATCATGGGTTCCTTATGATTCTACTTCGTATTCGGAACGCGCGGCATCGGATCCGGTCGTCAAAACCGATTCTGTCAAACAAAATCAGAAAGTTTTAGTACCGATCGTATTTCGATATGACGTTCTTGATAAAAAGTTTAGGGCCGAACTTTCCGCTTACGAAGTAGAATTGGCGAATCCGATCGTAACTCAGACAGGGTGGGGTGGGATCACAGCTCAAAGACATTATTTCAATCCGATGATTCGCTCCGGGGCTGAATTCA comes from the Leptospira sp. WS92.C1 genome and includes:
- a CDS encoding amidohydrolase family protein, with product MKWKIAIVLLSFLVGFGFILWRSVSPPTIEIRPKSDFVLDNVTVFDPNLKKFSKLSLEFKNNRILQVRKPNLENSKEFEGMTVTPGIVDMHAHLPPHNLLNLIPYFSLLYLAHGVTSIRIAGDIDGTAVPYAKKGIEDGEFFGPKIYSCDAFVTSGKPRWKNSIIVNSPEEAAEAVRILKKKGADCIKSYENLSASMIHAIVETAVKEGLPVIGHVPFGLTYEESKIPDVQHFFGIPRPNDLEKDSVLNRGSDWRNVNDTLLNDIVKFSVNNKIANTPTLVASEKLLLFADYESAKNEVSVSLMPKFYREVVWNPTIGIPAYREIGKDYLNDHVQTAIFKKKSLVRKLFYAGAKLHLGSDAQQPFVVPGASLIHEMRLFQESGIPLDDVWKLATVDANRSNQNDAAFLILEGASPDLLIYKENPIDDLSKTSSLYAVITQGKLYMKKDLDMMIQKFREQQSNPLFEFISMSLGKIALDRQTKEFKH
- a CDS encoding TetR family transcriptional regulator, coding for MKKERIENGRMDEESALLPRANPVQKRAREKQESILNSARELILKVGPDRFTLQEIAEDIGSPIGTIYRYYSGKPAILRAIAQSHLEALRFDLQKELGQFQDKKSDEIQFQRVTKKIIDLFEKAHSADPVFQIVWSGSQAYPALRELDLEDTKKNAEIVADAILCFVPKMKRQRLLDLCILLCDSIGSTLRLTSMMDEKGKRGVLLQLRGMITNHLYMAYKSFGPD
- a CDS encoding patatin family protein; the encoded protein is MSSYFTPGDESFKRENHLLPKPGKKSTALIVAGGGMRGSFAGGVLAALHQYIPSTHFDLIVGVSSGSCSAAYYATGYEQSYEESVRILDIWKKELIGNKFISFLHPFKGKTLLDQEYLIDYIVGEKYRLPSENFDKKGAPPLYVVVTNLAKLQAEYIKTSTANALNLLKAATSLPIATKGKWKLDGQFYGDGGISDPIPLEKVIEAGYKDITVVLNNNQNEFSNPISKFSGWLAYPSNKRLYHMITKVHHTMYNRAMQIIKHPPKDVRIQVVAPAHQELTMVTTSADKLTRSVNRGIEAGFKAVATIKEELSHFKSKLKDKGWRIL